A single window of Danio rerio strain Tuebingen ecotype United States chromosome 15, GRCz12tu, whole genome shotgun sequence DNA harbors:
- the fbxo46 gene encoding F-box only protein 46 — protein MNRDTFSHIRLWCPRPFGTYSQNKPYSNGTVLNGTTTTHCKADDSGLTAIETHGVSEEQEEDVGTENTPPAASSTLLAPPLPASPSPNSQMEDGRVLLDTWYVIKPGNTKEKIAFFVAHQCNGAGIPRPSAMKVKGNWATDCTKAKRRRRCSSYDPPTKAQNVTVDVPAEPNLTDDGVVVSETDLLSVAEMVALVEQRTALALQGMVAQGQTSPYTVHQKPVVILSEPPSSTPASQSDFDLLQQQQESRRVAQTVAQFESRQQNLDSTTLRPELNGSGRDCIQTGESGTPSHGRGEVRIAFRVSSLDPRTQSEPVGRPKCMFMSCGVGGGQAAARGKEKITCDLYQLVSPSSRDPGALLAGSPKADPLGEGITDRPPSTTPDPNQDPASGEKATVARERVTGFHVEVVVTGAVDQCVFYGKDSTENVQEETVCFAMPNGAKSTDASEDPPPGQLFFLQSAATEDENCSAVNGGMRSLDCANNNGPLGATIERPDSPLATVDDCSDPPLCRLYRHVSHDFLEIRFQIQRLLEPRQYMLSLPDHIMVNIFSYLPTHSLAALKCTCHDFKTLIETYGVRATDSRWNQDPLYRDDPCKQCKRQYERGDVSLCRWHPKPYHHDLPYGRSYWMCCRRTDKDTPGCRVGLHDNNWVQPCELVQARKRDDAR, from the coding sequence ATGAACCGTGACACCTTTTCCCATATCCGACTGTGGTGCCCACGCCCCTTTGGCACCTACTCACAGAATAAGCCATACAGCAATGGTACAGTTCTCAATGGAACAACTACCACCCACTGCAAGGCCGATGATTCAGGACTTACAGCTATAGAGACCCATGGAGTCAGTGAGGAGCAAGAGGAGGATGTTGGCACTGAAAACACCCCACCAGCTGCTTCATCTACCCTTCTGGCCCCACCACTACCTGCATCACCCTCTCCTAATTCACAGATGGAAGATGGCAGAGTATTGCTTGATACCTGGTAtgtcatcaaaccaggcaacacTAAGGAGAAAATTGCCTTCTTTGTAGCTCACCAGTGTAATGGTGCTGGAATTCCCAGGCCTAGTGCCATGAAAGTCAAGGGAAACTGGGCTACTGATTGTACCAAGGCCAAGCGCCGTCGTCGCTGCTCCTCTTACGATCCTCCCACTAAAGCGCAAAATGTTACAGTTGATGTACCAGCAGAACCTAACTTGACGGATGATGGTGTTGTAGTTAGTGAGACTGATTTGCTCTCAGTGGCAGAAATGGTGGCTCTTGTAGAACAGCGTACAGCCTTGGCCCTTCAGGGCATGGTTGCACAAGGTCAAACTAGTCCTTACACAGTCCATCAGAAACCTGTTGTAATCCTCTCAGAACCTCCTTCATCCACACCAGCTTCTCAAAGTGACTTTGATCTGCTGCAGCAACAACAGGAATCTAGACGCGTTGCTCAGACTGTTGCGCAGTTTGAATCTCGGCAGCAGAATCTTGACAGTACAACTTTGCGGCCTGAACTAAATGGTTCAGGAAGAGACTGCATACAGACTGGTGAGTCTGGAACCCCAAGCCATGGCAGAGGGGAAGTAAGGATCGCGTTTCGGGTTTCGAGTTTGGACCCTCGCACCCAGTCTGAACCTGTTGGCCGCCCTAAATGCATGTTTATGAGTTGTGGAGTTGGAGGAGGGCAGGCAGCAGCCAGAGGCAAAGAAAAGATCACTTGTGACCTTTATCAACTGGTTAGTCCCTCATCTCGAGACCCAGGTGCCCTCCTGGCTGGGTCACCCAAGGCCGATCCTCTTGGGGAAGGTATCACTGATAGGCCTCCCTCAACAACGCCAGATCCTAACCAAGACCCTGCCTCAGGAGAGAAAGCAACAGTTGCTCGAGAGCGGGTGACTGGCTTCCATGTTGAGGTTGTGGTCACAGGTGCAGTAGACCAATGTGTCTTCTATGGGAAAGACAGCACAGAGAATGTTCAAGAAGAGACTGTATGCTTTGCTATGCCCAATGGAGCTAAATCAACTGATGCCTCAGAGGACCCACCTCCTGGCCAGCTGTTTTTTCTGCAGTCAGCAGCTACTGAAGATGAGAATTGTTCAGCGGTAAACGGTGGGATGCGGTCCTTAGACTGTGCAAACAACAATGGGCCATTGGGGGCTACTATTGAGAGGCCAGACTCCCCACTGGCGACTGTGGATGATTGTTCTGATCCTCCGTTGTGCCGCCTCTACCGTCACGTTTCCCATGACTTCCTCGAGATTCGCTTTCAGATCCAGCGGCTTCTGGAGCCACGGCAATACATGCTTTCGCTTCCGGACCACATCATGGTCAACATCTTCAGCTATCTGCCCACCCATTCTTTAGCAGCCCTCAAATGCACCTGCCATGACTTCAAGACCCTGATTGAGACCTACGGTGTGCGTGCTACAGACTCTCGTTGGAACCAGGACCCGCTGTACCGTGACGACCCCTGCAAGCAGTGCAAGCGACAGTATGAGCGAGGAGATGTGTCGCTCTGTCGCTGGCATCCGAAACCTTACCACCACGACTTGCCTTATGGACGCTCCTACTGGATGTGTTGTCGGCGCACAGATAAGGACACTCCTGGCTGTCGAGTTGGGCTACATGATAACAACTGGGTACAGCCATGTGAGCTGGTTCAGGCCCGCAAAAGAGATGATGCGAGGTAA